Genomic segment of Cataglyphis hispanica isolate Lineage 1 chromosome 23, ULB_Chis1_1.0, whole genome shotgun sequence:
tatattgacaaaatatacaaCCAGAATTCAGAATCATTTTCATTccatcatatttttcaatcgcCCATGCATGTAAAgatgtgtaataattattataatttcaagaaaagaGGATCTATCAATATAAGTaaactaaacattttttttttatatatataatgtacatgtacatatttttattattcctcattattaattatttgttctaAAACCTCAGTGCTTGGCGGTGCTGTAGTATAAAGATTTCCTGAAATCGACAAGGAAAAAttgtaatgcaataatataaattgaatattacaaaatctttATAGTTATGAGTAAAATAGTaagtaaaagattataaaactgcaaatatattcatatcttgAAAATACTGCAAActactattattatcaatcattatatattatttacataccaataaaattttgtagactATTGTCAAACGTAATAATCTTGCAATTGtttctttgatttattttaaatcctgTACAGCGAAATCGTTCATCAGTTTCATATAAGTTGACACTCTTTCGTGAACTCAAGTGAGGTTGCCCACTAAAGGGGTTAATAAAATCTGCCCAATAACCAGCCATTTTGAGCTTGGTGCATATATTCCAGGCTGCTAGAACAAACTAACAgactaatatatatgtattccatagatattttctatttttgaattttattcatacaattgtcatatattacaatatatatttagctcACATATTTGGCAAGTCTCTATTTCTGCTTCTTTACGATGTCTCATTGAGATAAGATTTGCTCTTTGATTAATGGTTATAATGGTGAGCTGCGATGAGGTCACGTCCAAGCATTCTGGAAACAATTCTTCTATACTTTTTCGCAAGAGAACAGGGCATTCCTGTGCCACAAAATCCAACATTGGCTGCAtgattttccaattttccttatttttttgatatctatTTTCTAAAGATTCTATAAACTCTTCTTCATTAAATGATTCATCACAGTAAGTATCAACTTGGGCAGTGGTTGTTGCATCTAGCCATGCAGGTCCTACACTTCCAGGAAGATAAAATCGAAAGCCTTTTGGTGTTAACAATTTCCAATTAGAATTGGTATCCCATGCGCTGTTGTCAATATCtcctttttttgtaaaacattcataataacaaatactgtttaatagatttaaatgagaaatgatttaaatgagaaatatatttggatagcttatataaaatcaaaaaattgataactctacatttaataaaagcagttaaaatgtaaacatttcACAGCACATATAAGATTCAATtaagataacaaaaaattataatcaattatgatataattaagctagattattgtatcatttttcatATGAATGATTAATACATGcacaaataattctttaatataaaaatttttaatatgcatttaattgcaattagtatatatttcagcaaaaatatgtataaaatctatataatttttttacaaatcaatAGTATTGTATTAAACAAACATAAGACAATGATAActggatttatataaataagtttttaatgaGCATAAGGACcttgaaaaaaacaaattttgtgaTGTGACCTTATAGGTCAATGACGTTGGCTCTTTCGTCGGTAACACTATGACATGAAGAGACCACTCACCATCCAAAGAATCACCATTAATCTTGATGAGCTTGTGTAAGGAGATACTGGTACTTCCGTCGTTGCGACGTGAATAGAGAACTCTCGGTATCAAATTAAACAGCAACGAAATACCGCGCTTTCTCCCGTTTCTTGTACAGAACATCTGGAAGTGTTATTTTTGTAGGTTACATTCGCGAATCAATCAGCTAAGAAACCATCACTCCGTACTCTCGCAGATGAATATTATCCTTTATTGTTACGAGTAACAATACATCATTAGGACGCAATTTACATAGTAAATTTGGATCACTTAATGAAAATAACGTATCTGCGCACACTTGATTAAAACTATatctatattctttatttataatacatcgtACAGGCATGTTATAGGTGTGTTCAAAATTCTACTCGTGGGAGTAGCATTGAATTCTCCTGATTGGTCAGTTAAACGCTACTTCAGCTTATAGAATTTTCGAACGTACTCTGTTCGTGCCACTTGACAGGTGCTGCCATCATCAATAAACCTTCGAGGAAATGTACGGTATGAAGTACATGTAATAatctcgttttctttttatccttttcacgcataatttatttagtatcaatattatttcattaaacatCAGTGAGAGAGCAGTAAAGATTACTGGCCTTAGgtaacttgaaaaatttattccttcttttttcgagaaaaaagcGCCACTATTTTACGATGTAATATTCGcagctaaataattaattatctgtttttataatgctttattatttcGACCTAAAGTTTCCTaaagtatttcaaattttacatcAACTTTAAATAGttctatttaattgcattttctgtatttattttctttcctctcctgaaaataataaacactatatatatatttttttatattaaatgcgaAAAAGTGCAACTACAtgaatttatctaattattggGATGACTTCACtacgatattttatgaatCGCAAGATTTCTTAGATTTCGCGGTCATTCGCAACTGTGTCGCAACTCATGGAGTCGCATTCGAATCGTTCGCATTGTCAATACATTTCGCAATATTTTCTTGCTATTTAAAACTAATCTTCGCGCGCGAAAAATTATCGCGAGTGTGTGTCTCGTAAAGTATCGGTCGTTCGTCGTAATGCAGTAAATGTCATGTATAACGCCGATATCACGATTTCAGTATCATTTCGGTTTGCACATATATTGCGCCGTTATCTTTTCGCCGAAATGCAGCGAAATCATCTCGTTaggtgtgtatatatttacatttcacaactatatatacatagctgagtcaacattatttatctcattactgaaaatcagatttttatagtattatattaacaaactaTTCtgttaatttgcatatttgtaaataatatttttctcgatatattgccttcataaattttttaaattttaattaatatgtaaaaattatattttttaataactaaatttttttttataactaaatatatcTGAGTCATTGCACATGTATCATTGTGATGTTATTAACAATCGAGtcttgaaactttttatttgctttcttTAGAATGTAAATCGCGGAGCGTTATTGAAATGTCGCAAAaagattgaatataattaatgtttggTGAGAAAACTGCTCCCAAATATATtaggcaaaattttttattgattacatTTTACAGTTATATCTTTTACTGGGTCGTGATAATCTGAAAAAGTTCGGTACCTCGTGAAATAAAACGCCAAGCGCGGGAATTATACTGTTTGCagtattataataagttttaattttatacggcataatatatatatatatatatatatatataatatacgtttgtgttcttaataaaatgacaaaattcacataaatatatgttacgttACACGCTATAAGAGGGGATGTAGCTCGTGCATGTGggagtgtgtatgtgtgtgtgtatgtgtatatatggaCACTCCACGATCGTTTCTACGATCGAGTGTCGACGATGTCGTGGctacgcatacatatatatgtgtatgtatatattatatataaagatctcTATATAATACACGGGATAAAAATATGGTAAGAAACTAATACGTCGAATTATTTTTCGTCGTCGATGGAATTACGTGGACGTCCTCCACTTGGTGTATCCGAATATTAAACCTTCGGCGTTTCTCTCAAATATTCggcaaaatatgcaataacgAAGTACGGTcggaataatttcttttttcatttctatcgCCGAATAATCGTTTCATcttgcaatattttgtaaatgcgTGTTCTTTGCAGGCTTCGAATTCGATTCATCTTTTTAAGACAGAAGACCGAAAGGACGATAGATTTCAACAGAGATTTCGGATGCATCTGATTCGTGGACATCTCGACCCGATGTATACGAGAAAACGAGAAGATGGTAAGTCatagaaaattacatttaaactGGACATGACACATATACatggcaaaaagaaaaattttacttcatctgaaaataattttaatgcgcaaaaataattaaaagcatatatatttaagcgcttaggaattttttaaaattgataataataataaatttagatgttaatatgcatatataaagcttttttgattaaaactctttttttgtgcaaaaaaaatttgtaataatagatttatgaagtcataaaaaaatatcaatttttataaaataataatttttaatgttttaatagaGTATAGAagaggatatatatttttacatatttcaatattttctcttgaattctataacaaacaaaaaattatgctcttctttacatgatatatactatttaatatctattatttttgatttcgtctatgaaaatttttgtttacatattacatataaattacactGCATGGTC
This window contains:
- the LOC126858019 gene encoding cobalamin trafficking protein CblD, which translates into the protein MFCTRNGRKRGISLLFNLIPRVLYSRRNDGSTSISLHKLIKINGDSLDGDIDNSAWDTNSNWKLLTPKGFRFYLPGSVGPAWLDATTTAQVDTYCDESFNEEEFIESLENRYQKNKENWKIMQPMLDFVAQECPVLLRKSIEELFPECLDVTSSQLTIITINQRANLISMRHRKEAEIETCQISWNICTKLKMAGYWADFINPFSGQPHLSSRKSVNLYETDERFRCTGFKINQRNNCKIITFDNSLQNFIGNLYTTAPPSTEVLEQIINNEE